The Gadus chalcogrammus isolate NIFS_2021 chromosome 14, NIFS_Gcha_1.0, whole genome shotgun sequence sequence ACTTCGCAGAGTTGCTATCTTTTCTACCGTAACTGCCGatcaaaatattttttgttgtgtttgattTTTCCTTTTCTCCCGGTCTCAGATGTATACTGTGAGAATCTCGAATTAACTAGGGGATGCCTaaagcgtctgtctgtctgtctgtccaggtgTCTCAGAGAGGGGGCAGCTCTCTGGTGCGGTCGGGCCTGCTGATCACAGCACGTCTCTGCCTGCTGACGCTGTGTGGCTGGGTGCTCTGCTGGACGCTGgtcaacctctgcaggaaccaCTCTGTCCTCAACCTGCTCTTCCTGGGATACCCGTGAGTAGGACACATGCACGCTACACGGGACCAAAAGCACGCTAGACCAAACGCACGCTAGACCAAACACACGCTGGACCAAACACACGCTAGACTCTGGTCTATGTTgtctatatttctctctctctctctctctctctctctctctcagcttcgGCGTGTACATCCCCCTCTGCTGCTTCCACCAGGAGGGGGCGGCGAGGagccacgccgccgccgcctccgtcTGCGGTTACCACGGCGACCAGGGGCAGCAGGGCGACCTGGTGGCCGCGGCGGCCGAGGCGCCGTTCTTCCGGCCGCGggacttcctcttcctgctgcgGGAGAACCTCCGCGAGCAGTTCACCAGCCCGCCGCTGGCGCCCACGCACACCTGCcccccgcacacgcacacgcacacgccggAGCTGATCCGCgccgaggtggaggagctgaagagCGACTTCAACCGCCGCATCAAGGAGGTGCTGTTCAACTCGCTGTTCAGCGCCTACTACGTTGCCTTCCTGCCGCTCTGCTTCGTCAAGGTAAGGGCAGCGCATGgccgcacttattgtatgtttgtaggtcccggcacttaatgtacgtacTTATTGTAGCTTGTCcctcctggcacttaatgtactcacttattgtatgtttgtgcgtccTGGGAATTGATACACTcacttattgtttgttgtacgtcctggcacttaggACAGGACTGCTTAGGTCAGCACTGCAGAGTTGCTCATCAGCTTCCCATAGAGACTCAAGACTcgcttgttcagagttcacctagactctgcatagcctcccccctccccccccccccccccccccccccccccacaccccttttCCTCCCTTACTCTCCTAAATACACCCCTCTCACGCACTTATTATGTGCGTacgattgtgttgtgttgcatcTAATCCCAGCGATCTGTGTTGTATACGACGAATGGGTTAACCTcgcaattgtaagtgcttggctaCTCTGCGACTCCGGATTTAATATCTGAGCGTCTGCAAAGTTTGTGTTGAATTTCAAAAACacgttcttttttatttttttccaacccTTAAGAATCACATTAAGTCCATTTAGGACGTTTTGCGTGTCCTGCAACTCTGTCTATGGGGCACTGCTCTAGTTATAAGTCAAATAATAAGTAGAGGTGACGATGCGGTGATCGGGGGATTAACTGTGAAAGCGGAGAAAGAGGAAGTGGTGTAGAGGTGGGGGGTTGtatgaaaaacatttgtttatgAACGTTCATTTCACATTCAGTCGGGAGGTTGATCTACTGGTAAGGGTTTCGACTCCCAGTTGAAAGGTTCTGGCTTCATACTCCAGTGTctatcataaaaaaatattcataTGGTTTCGGAACCAAACCCAAGGTTCAAAATGCAAAACAGATTAGTTTGAAATGTGCTCTAAAACACCTTCTGTCATAAAGTGACTAGGCTCACAAATCAAATTTTAGATTAGTAATCGTATACCCTCAAATCAGGGTGACTGGGGCctttcactttattttattacacGTTTGTTTCGAGGACATCCTGTCTTCGAAAGACAGGAAGTCTTCGAAAGCAGAACCAAGGTTCTGCTGACGACATCAAATCAACACCGTGTCTGTTGACGCACACAAATGGGTTTATCTTTGCAAGACTATCTCCGTGACCAAACAGGTTTGGGGCGAGTAGGGGGATGGATAGCTGAGGTGCACACTGCTTTAAATAATTTCCTATTCAAATCAGTTTCtagactcgtgtgtgtgtgtgtgcttgaaatCGCCGATCCATATCACACCCATCCTGTACCCCGAATCATGTTCATATGCGTTCACATCGGAGCACAAACCCAGGCAGCCGTACggtaacctcctcctccccccccccccccccccctgcagagcaCGCAGTACTACGACATGCGCTGGTCCTGTGAGCACCTGATCATGGTGTGGATCAACGCCTTCGTGATGCTGATGAGTCAGCTGCTGCCGCCCAGCTACTGCGACCTGCTGCACCGCTCGGCCGCACACCTGGGCCGCTGGCAGAAGCTGGAGCACGGCTCGTACAGCAACGCACCCCAGCACGTGTGAGTGGcccgccccctccgcctcccactgtttctccccctctccctccctctgtttttccctctcttccttcctccctccctccctccctccatttcttcctccatctccttatcctctttctccctctcttcctccttatttctcactctctttctccctctttttgcctctctttctccctctcctccctctctcttccttcctctttatctctctttctccctctctttctccctctctcttccttcctctttatctctctttctccctctctttctccctctctttctccctctctcttccttcctctttatctctctttctccctctctttctccctctcgtccctctctcttccttcctctttatctctctttctccctctcctccctctctcttccttcctctttatctctctttctccctctctttctccctctcctccctctctcttctttcctctttatctctctttctccctctctttctccctctcctccctctctcttcctccctctcgtttgccctcttcctcccttctccctcacagcacatcacatggaatAGACAGTATATGGTTGTAATGATAGCATGAGGTTCGTCCACACACATGGATAACGGTAATGACAATACGTGTCCACACTGCCATTTACTATAATAATGGGGATTATGATGAtggtaataataaaataaccgATGTTGGAACACATGTTGAACAaacttctttaaaaaaaaaaaaaaaaagcattattAAGTGCAAAGGGTTTTATCTATTGTACTGTAAAACATTACAGAAAAGCAAAGTTCTTCTTCTATCATAGAAGAAGGGACTAAGGGAACAAGTCACCAATGAATCAAGACAGAATTGTGTctttgaaggtgtgtgtgtgtcacctggtGGTGTTTCATCATGCATTTCACACCAtactcaaggtgtgtgtgtgtgtgtgtgtgtgtgtgtgtgtgtgtgtgtgtgtgtgtgtgtgtgtgtgtgtgtgtgtgtgtgtgtgtgtgtgtgtgtgtgtgtgtgtgtgtgtgtgtgtgtgtgtgtgtgtcctgagcAGATGGTCAGAGAGCACCATATGGCCTCAGGGGGTCCTGGTGAGACACAGCCGCAGCTTGTACAAGGCGGTGGGGACCTACAACGTGGCGCTGCCCTCGGACATCTCCCACTCCAGGTTCTACGTGAGTCCGCGGTTCTTGATCGTTGGAGACGGTTTTCAACGCAGTTCATTCAGTCCTTCGAGTTGCGGAGTTTGcgcgtgctaggctagcgcacggcaacggggcaatgctagcctgctaataaaacggtCTTACCCAcgccacagtacacccgaggtaaatcaattataacgccaggctatagatgtaaatgtctgtgttgatagaaggaagttagaaataaaactaacctcgCATCGCATGAATCctcgcattttgagggactacgttctcagcagcagcggaatTTAACATGGGTATctgtccgccgctgccgtagcctactaccggcactataacactgctgctgagacacgGCATGTCCCTTAAAATGCAATGctaggttggttttatttctatcaacacagacatttacttCGACCGTCTGGCGTTATAGTTTATtagcctcgggtgtactgtggagtgggtaagacagttttattagcaggctagcattgcccatTGCCGTGCGTTggcctagcacgagcaaactctgcaactagaaggactgaatgaattGTGTTGAAAACCGTCTCCAAtaataaagaacaccaaggctaacttgggaatcaggccctgtgtcccaaattccgaactacccctttaacccTCAGAAGGAaacctgaggaagaggagattgGAGACGAGAACCTGTTCTTGCGCCCGGGGCAGGGTAGACCTGCCGTAGTTAGGGTGGTTTGACTGTTGGTTCAAATGCCAACGTTTGCCACCTACTTTTGGGTATCCTTGATGACCGCTCATTAATGGCCAAATGAACGAGTTACTAAGTGGCTTTGGTTAAAGCCGTGCTCTAAATCTCAAAAAAGTAAAAATTAGAATCAGAAAGGAAGCGAGACAGCAGCCGACGACCAAGTTCATAATTCTAAACGTGACTTTGTTGCAACACGTTTTTTTGCaacgtatctctctctctctttcctcggCTAGTTCCTGTTCCACAAACCCCTCCGGATACTCAACCTGCTGATCTGGATCGAGTCCACCGTGGTGCTGTACCAGCTGTACTCCCTGCTGCGCTCCGAGCGCTGGAACCACACGCTCTCGCTGGGCCTCATCCTCTTCTGCAACTACTACGTGCTCTTCAAGCTGCTCCGGGACCGCATCGTCCTGGGCAAGGCCTActcctacccctcctcccccgccgctccctcctcctcctcctcttcctcctcctcctcctcctccaacggCCTGGGCCTCAAGTCACAGTAGctgccggctcctcctcctcctcctcctcctcctccgagacCTCCCCTTTGAACCTTTGGACGTAAACAAGCTCGGGGGAGATGGTGACGCAGgggttgccatgggaacgtgaaagcgaggaggggtggggggggggcaggcgtgGGGAGGAGCGCGGCGGACATGTGGGACTGTGAACTCACGGTTATGTTTTGATACGGTTCTATTTTCATGCGATGTTTATATAACTATTTAAagagtattttttattttgtatactgtccccccccccgccccatcgCTCCAGGCGTTACAGAGACCCCGAGAGGACGTCTGTCGCATGTTGTGTTACGTTTCTTTTTCCGCATGCCGGCAGCACAGGACCGCCAGGTTTGATCtcacgaggggggggggggggggacttcctGCCAAAGATGTACCCCGCTGCCACGGGGGGGCGTCGGCCTGCAACGCCCGGCCCGTGTGCTCCCGGTTGGCTGGTTTGAGTTTAGATTGACTGTGGGGATCGATTCCTCGGTTCGGTTTAGATGAGCCGTTCGGGGAAAACTCTTGTGTTacgaaagtattttttttttaatcgggtCGAAGCatctgaatgaatttggtgctCTGTAAAGACGGAGCCGTGTCTGAATGGGTCAGGAGTTTGAAAGCGTTTGAGTGTGAAGCCGAGGGCTTTCCTGTGCCTTTTGTGCACGCGAAGGCACCCCTCCTCACGCTCGTGCACTCTGAGGTCAGACCGACGGGTTTCGTTCTTTGCGTCTGTACCGCAAGGCAGCTGGGGCATCCTGTCTCACCGCATCCTGGCACCTCTAACACGTCTAACACGCCTGTCATAACACGCCTGTCATCACGCGACTAAGCCTGGCATGTTTAGTTGTCGTTATTCTTTGGTCGTTGCTAGAATACGGAGGAAAGAACGAGCGGTTAAGTAAGTTGTCTTTCCCGTGGACACCGGGCATCGCCAGATGTCCATTGCTACGTGATAGGTCGGTCTGCCCACACCATACATGGGCGACACAACACAGGCTGATGGCTATTGGTCATGTGTGGCACGGACTTCCTGGTGATCACGTTGGAAAGTAGCCCAGCAGAAAGGGGCGATGACGGCTGAAACTAAGTGAAATAGTTTCATTTTGGTCGTGGATTTCTCTACGGCCGTTTGTGTtatcctctccctctaccagAACGGTGTTAGCCAGCAGGGGCCACTCTGAGGCATGACACAGATTCTCTGTTTTGTTACTTCTTACGCTCTGATCTCCCGCAATCTTTTAAACGGTGCGTTTCCTGCGTCTCGGCAGTGACATCGTCATTGTGCCACCACTCTCTGTGGTGAGGGATTCCCTGCCCGCTGGCGTTCAGCTCATCACCTACATCTCAGTATAAATTATACAGCTCAGTATGCGGCCCACGTTGGATGAAACCAAAGTACAATCCTCTTTCAGGAGGAACTTCAACATCGAAAGCGACCAAATCGCTGCCTGTGGAAAGTGTTCCGGTCATTCCTTCGCTCTGGTGCAGTcaggcgtttgtgtgtgtcatgtattGACCTGTGATGCATGCGTAGGGAACCTCGAGGATGACTGTTGTGCCATAGATGACTGTGTCTCAGTCACACCGAGTGAGTAATGaaattagtctctctctctctctctcgctctctctctcgttgaaTGTATCAAA is a genomic window containing:
- the tmem39a gene encoding transmembrane protein 39A isoform X1 — encoded protein: MPGGRRGPSRQQLSRSALPSLQTLVGGNLSNGTGFRNRSSNSVGLSAPPLSALITPEPVRHSKIPELPLDSSLVFEFLLFLYLLVALFVQYMNIYRTVWWYPYSQPAASTSLNFHLMDYHLATFITVMLARRLVWTIVSEVSQRGGSSLVRSGLLITARLCLLTLCGWVLCWTLVNLCRNHSVLNLLFLGYPFGVYIPLCCFHQEGAARSHAAAASVCGYHGDQGQQGDLVAAAAEAPFFRPRDFLFLLRENLREQFTSPPLAPTHTCPPHTHTHTPELIRAEVEELKSDFNRRIKEVLFNSLFSAYYVAFLPLCFVKSTQYYDMRWSCEHLIMVWINAFVMLMSQLLPPSYCDLLHRSAAHLGRWQKLEHGSYSNAPQHVWSESTIWPQGVLVRHSRSLYKAVGTYNVALPSDISHSRFYFLFHKPLRILNLLIWIESTVVLYQLYSLLRSERWNHTLSLGLILFCNYYVLFKLLRDRIVLGKAYSYPSSPAAPSSSSSSSSSSSSNGLGLKSQ
- the tmem39a gene encoding transmembrane protein 39A isoform X2, which produces MPGGRRGPSRQQLSRSALPSLQTLVGGNLSNGTGFRNSNSVGLSAPPLSALITPEPVRHSKIPELPLDSSLVFEFLLFLYLLVALFVQYMNIYRTVWWYPYSQPAASTSLNFHLMDYHLATFITVMLARRLVWTIVSEVSQRGGSSLVRSGLLITARLCLLTLCGWVLCWTLVNLCRNHSVLNLLFLGYPFGVYIPLCCFHQEGAARSHAAAASVCGYHGDQGQQGDLVAAAAEAPFFRPRDFLFLLRENLREQFTSPPLAPTHTCPPHTHTHTPELIRAEVEELKSDFNRRIKEVLFNSLFSAYYVAFLPLCFVKSTQYYDMRWSCEHLIMVWINAFVMLMSQLLPPSYCDLLHRSAAHLGRWQKLEHGSYSNAPQHVWSESTIWPQGVLVRHSRSLYKAVGTYNVALPSDISHSRFYFLFHKPLRILNLLIWIESTVVLYQLYSLLRSERWNHTLSLGLILFCNYYVLFKLLRDRIVLGKAYSYPSSPAAPSSSSSSSSSSSSNGLGLKSQ